From the Streptomyces sp. Tu 2975 genome, one window contains:
- a CDS encoding YciI family protein encodes MAKYLLLKHYRGAPAAVNDVPMDRWTPEEISAHMQYMQDFADRLEKTGEFVDGQALAPEGTFVRYDGEGRPPVTDGPFAETKDLIAGWMVIDVDSYERAVELAGELSAAPGAGGKPIHEWLELRPFLTAPPTITE; translated from the coding sequence ATGGCCAAGTACCTGCTTCTCAAGCACTACCGCGGCGCCCCTGCGGCGGTCAACGACGTGCCCATGGACCGGTGGACGCCGGAGGAGATCTCGGCCCACATGCAGTACATGCAGGACTTCGCGGACCGGCTCGAGAAGACCGGCGAGTTCGTCGACGGTCAGGCGCTCGCCCCCGAGGGGACGTTCGTCCGGTACGACGGTGAGGGGCGCCCTCCGGTCACCGACGGCCCGTTCGCAGAGACGAAGGACCTCATCGCCGGCTGGATGGTGATCGACGTCGACAGTTACGAGCGAGCCGTCGAACTGGCCGGGGAGCTGTCGGCCGCCCCCGGCGCGGGGGGGAAGCCGATCCACGAGTGGCTCGAGCTGCGCCCCTTCCTGACCGCGCCGCCCACCATCACGGAGTGA